The Deinococcus gobiensis I-0 sequence AAGGGACATGGCGGAGGCTGGCGCCTGACCAGTGATCCAGCTGTGACCACTGTTCTGGACGTGTATCGCGCTCTGGGGTCACCGCGGCTCTTCGCTGTAGGCAATCGTTGTGAAACGCCCACCTGCCTGGTTGAACAGGCTGTGAACGCTGCCCTCAACGACGCCTTTCAGGAAGCGGAAGCCCTCATTACGGCCCAACTCGGCACGTTGACCCTCGCGACTCTCGCCACCGACTTTCAACATCGTCTTCAGCCTTACCTCAGCGAAGATCAGGAGTCCACCCATGTTTTCTGAATTTGATGCCCTGGTTGTCGGCGGCAGTTTCGCGGGGCTTTCCGGCGCGATGCAAGTTGCCCGCAGTGGCCGCCCAGTCTGCATCCTCGACACCCGTCAACCGCGCAACCGCTTCGCGCCCCATTCGCACGGCTTTTTCGGTCAAGATGGTCGTCCACCTCTTGACATGCTTACCCAGGCCCACGCCGACCTTATTCAGTACCCAAACGTGACGTTCCTCTATACCCGCGCCACTACCGCGACCCGGACCGACACTGGTTTTACCATTACGACGGATGCTGGGGCGACCCTCCAGGCTAAGAAACTTTTGCTGGCGTATGGCGTCACCGACGTTCTGCCAGACCTTCCTGGCCTTCAGGAACGCTGGGGCATCACGGCCCTGCATTGCCCGTATTGTCACGGCTACGAAGTTAAAGGACAGCGGCTTGGGGTGCTAAGCGTCGGCCCGTTCTCCACCCATCAGGCGCTCCTGATTTCCGATTGGGGCCCCGTGACCTTCTTTCTCAA is a genomic window containing:
- a CDS encoding Rrf2 family transcriptional regulator, whose translation is MNLDSRLSSVLHLLLHLMETRDPIPSDKLATALNSNPVVVRRTMTGLREVGIVSSEKGHGGGWRLTSDPAVTTVLDVYRALGSPRLFAVGNRCETPTCLVEQAVNAALNDAFQEAEALITAQLGTLTLATLATDFQHRLQPYLSEDQESTHVF
- a CDS encoding NAD(P)/FAD-dependent oxidoreductase, yielding MFSEFDALVVGGSFAGLSGAMQVARSGRPVCILDTRQPRNRFAPHSHGFFGQDGRPPLDMLTQAHADLIQYPNVTFLYTRATTATRTDTGFTITTDAGATLQAKKLLLAYGVTDVLPDLPGLQERWGITALHCPYCHGYEVKGQRLGVLSVGPFSTHQALLISDWGPVTFFLNGQPAPDPVTLAKLSQRGIPIETELVAALEGQPPALSGVRLLDGRLVPLDAVFLGSKLRFSSDLAQQLGCATEEGMQGLFLSTDASKQTSIPGVYAAGDIALRMANATLAAADGVLAGVSMHQSLIFEPLDALEPVSAS